One genomic window of Haloferax mediterranei ATCC 33500 includes the following:
- a CDS encoding DUF58 domain-containing protein translates to MRLTRRGWVALVVVVLGVVNAVAFGPRALNAVVIPVVVALVVGAVQVWRASPPRVVRDPPDDGFPGETHTVSLTIEADRAFPATTTDALSDGLSGEATIESVVGDGRRSYDVTYRARGPATIGPVTIVAHDLLSLFSKSFTVGETTEVLVFPRVRSLTATARRNLSALVTRQLTDDRDEFDRLREYVPGDSLRDIHWKSSAKSGDLVVKAYNDRAASDAVAVSVGTSDGYEDDVAEAAATLCCSLLDVGIPVRLTTPAGIVDAAPGDGRRILAHLSRMRTGVVPDETAEVVVRGDAGRTHVRIAGRETTFDQLRVSETTDTGASADGRSGDGGIGQSGRHGVTA, encoded by the coding sequence ATGAGACTGACTCGCCGTGGCTGGGTCGCGCTGGTAGTCGTCGTACTCGGGGTGGTGAACGCCGTCGCGTTCGGACCGCGGGCGCTCAACGCCGTCGTCATCCCGGTCGTCGTCGCCCTCGTTGTTGGGGCGGTACAGGTATGGCGGGCCTCCCCGCCGCGAGTCGTTCGTGACCCACCTGACGACGGTTTCCCGGGTGAAACACACACAGTCTCACTTACTATTGAGGCCGACAGGGCGTTTCCGGCGACGACGACGGACGCGCTCTCGGACGGTCTCTCGGGAGAGGCGACAATCGAGTCGGTCGTCGGCGACGGGCGACGTTCGTACGACGTGACGTACCGCGCTCGCGGCCCGGCGACGATTGGCCCGGTGACTATCGTCGCACACGACCTCCTCAGCCTGTTCTCGAAGTCCTTCACTGTCGGCGAAACGACCGAGGTACTCGTTTTTCCCCGCGTTCGGTCGCTCACCGCGACGGCTCGGCGCAACCTCTCGGCGCTCGTTACGCGCCAACTAACCGACGACCGCGACGAGTTCGACCGTCTCCGCGAGTACGTTCCGGGCGACTCGCTCCGCGATATCCACTGGAAATCGAGCGCCAAATCGGGCGACCTCGTGGTGAAGGCGTACAACGACCGCGCTGCATCCGACGCAGTGGCCGTCTCGGTCGGCACGTCGGACGGCTACGAAGACGATGTGGCTGAGGCGGCCGCGACGCTCTGTTGTTCACTCCTCGATGTGGGCATCCCGGTCCGTCTCACGACGCCCGCTGGCATCGTCGATGCGGCACCCGGCGACGGACGGCGTATCCTCGCTCACCTCTCGCGGATGCGGACGGGCGTGGTCCCGGACGAGACCGCTGAAGTCGTCGTCCGCGGTGACGCCGGACGGACACACGTGCGGATTGCCGGGCGCGAGACGACGTTCGACCAACTTCGGGTGAGCGAGACCACGGACACGGGTGCCTCTGCGGATGGCCGGTCCGGCGACGGTGGAATAGGTCAGTCTGGACGACACGGGGTGACAGCATGA